CGGAACATCGCGCTTCACATCGCAACGAAGGGAAGACGATAAGGTGCATATCCTCTCTGGCGTCTTCGAGGGAAAAACCACAGGGACGCCTATTGCTCTTTCCATCAACAATGAAGATACACGCTCGAAAGATTATGATACCATTGCCTCCCTCTATCGGCCTGGGCATGGCGACTATACATACCACATGAAGTATGGCGTGCGTGACTATCGAGGAGGAGGACGGGCATCAGCGCGAGAAACGGTGGCGCGTGTCGCTGCCGCTGCCATCGCCCGCCAAGTGTTGGGAAAAAATATCGTCATACGTGGCGCTGTCACGCAAATAGGAAGACTTGCCGTGGACCCCGCCCACTGGGATTGGCATGAAGTCACGCGCAACCCATTTCACTGCCCCGATGCCACGATGGTCAAGCAATGGGAAAAGAGCATAGACGCCGTGCGTAAAGAAGGGTCATCCCTTGGTGCCCGCCTCTATGTAGAGGCATGTGGTGTGCCTGTAGGATGGGGAGAGCCTCTTTATCACAGGCTCGATGCTGACCTGAGCGCCGCCATGATGAGCATCCCCGCCGTCAAAGCCGTGGGCATAGGCGCCGGATTCGATGCCATCTCGATGCGAGGAGAAGACCATCACGACGGCTTACGCATGACAAAAGGCGCAAAGGGAGGCAAAGAACAAGACCATGTGTCCTTTCAATCCAATCATGCTGGCGGAATCCTTGGCGGTATCAGTTCGGGACAAGATATTACCCTCCAGCTTGCCGTCAAACCCACCAGTTCCATACGAACACCCCTACAGACCATCGATACAAAAGGACATAATACCCATGTGCGCACCACAGGGCGTCATGACCCATGTGTCGGTATCCGCGCCGTGCCTGTGGCAGAAGCCATGCTCGCCCTCGTCCTATGCGACCATATGCTCCTCCACCGAGCGCGCCATCAATTCACGCCACCCTCATAAACCTCAACATACATCAACCCCCCCGTAACAGGCAACATGACAAACGGCACACCCTATCTCCATACCATGACACAGCCCATCCATTTCAATAAGGATGGACTCATCCCCGCCATTGCCGTCGATGCGCACACGAAAGATG
This Alphaproteobacteria bacterium GM7ARS4 DNA region includes the following protein-coding sequences:
- the aroC gene encoding chorismate synthase; this translates as MSANSFGIFLRMTTWGESHGVSMGCIVDGVPAGIPLKEGDIQPWLDRRKPGTSRFTSQRREDDKVHILSGVFEGKTTGTPIALSINNEDTRSKDYDTIASLYRPGHGDYTYHMKYGVRDYRGGGRASARETVARVAAAAIARQVLGKNIVIRGAVTQIGRLAVDPAHWDWHEVTRNPFHCPDATMVKQWEKSIDAVRKEGSSLGARLYVEACGVPVGWGEPLYHRLDADLSAAMMSIPAVKAVGIGAGFDAISMRGEDHHDGLRMTKGAKGGKEQDHVSFQSNHAGGILGGISSGQDITLQLAVKPTSSIRTPLQTIDTKGHNTHVRTTGRHDPCVGIRAVPVAEAMLALVLCDHMLLHRARHQFTPPS